CGGACGCATGGATGCCGGGATGCAGCAGCAAATCCAGAAACTGGCCTCGGACCAGGAACGCCTGGCCGAAAACCTGAAACGGGCCCTACAAAACAATCCCGAAGCCCAGAAACAGGGCAACGCCATCAAAAAGATCATCGAGGAAGCGGAGGCTGTTTCTCGCCAACTGCGCAACAACCAGCTTTCCCAAGACATCCTGAACCGTCAGGAAAACATTATTTCGCGGCTGCTGGACGCCCAGCGCAGCATCAACAAACGCGACCAGAGCGAACGCCGCCAGGCCCAGAGCGCCGATCCCACCATCCGGGGTGCGGACGTGAACACGGATTATGACACCCTGCGCCGCAAAGCCATGCTGGAGGATTCATACCGCCTCTTCCCGGCTTCCTACCAGCAGGTGATCATCAAATACCTCAAGCTGCTCAACGAATGAAGCGTTTTCTGCTACCGCTTGCCTTCCTGCTGGTGCTGATACCGCTTTGGGGACAGTACAACGAGCGTGACATCCTCAACCAGCAGGCCTACCAGATGTTGGGACAGCGCCAGTTCGCGGAAGCGGAAAAGATCTTCCTGCAAGTGCTGGAAAAATACCCCGACGACGCCAACAGCGTGCTGCAACTGCTGAACATCTATTTCCAAACCTCGCAACTGGACAAGGCGGAAAACCTGCTCCGCCAATACCGACGCATTTTACCGGCCAATCAGGCCACGGAACAGGAAGTCCTGCTGCTGGTGATGCAGGGCAGGCCAGACGATGCCTGGAACCTTGGTCAGACGCAGCTTTCCCGCATGAACCATTCGGAAAGCACCTATCGGCTGCTGGCATCCTATTTCGAGCGCCGGGGTTTTTATGACCATGTTTTGCGGCTTTACGAAGAGGCCAGGGCCCGCCGCGGCAATCCTGACCTTTTCCGGCTGGAAATCGCCAACGCCGCGCTCAACTATCGCCGGTTCGAGCAGGCGCTGAGAGAATATCTCACTTTTCTGGAGAAAAACCCCTCCAACATCTATTTCGTGAACAACCAGTGCAAAACCATCCTTAGAGAGGACCCCGAACTCATCGCCACCATCGGGGAATTCGCCGAAACCAGCGCCAATCACATCATCAAAGAGCTTTACGCCAATGCCCTGCTTTCGCAAAACCGCGCTCCGGAGGCTTTGGAGGTGTATAAAAACCTGCCCCCAGAACGCCTGTTGAGTTTTGCCGAACAGCAATACGCCACCTTGAACGACGAGGTGGCGCTGCCCGCTTTTGAGCATCTGGCCGGAATCAGCACAGAAACCCTGGAAAGGAACGACTACCGCCTGCGTCAGGCTTTCATCCACTTCCGTTCCGGGCGCCACGTGGAAACGGACAGCCTGCTGCGGGCCGTGATCGCCGATTCGCTGATGCTGGAGCGGAAAAACTACCAGCGCAGGGGCGTGAACCTGAACGCCCGCAAGCTGATGGCGGAAAACAGCCTCGCCCTGACCAAAAGCACCGCCACCGCCAAAACCTGGTATGAAGAGGCGCGCAGATTCTGCGGCAGCGCCTATGACCGCCAAAATATCGACCTGGCCCTAGTGCGCCTGCTGGCGATTGATCAGGATTTCGAAACCGCCCTGACCATCCTGAACGGCGTGAACGAGCCCAAACACCTGGAAACCCGCGACTACCTGCGCTTCAGCGTGGAACTGCTGCGGGGCAATACAGACGTCGCGGACAGCCTGATGAACGAATACGTTATCCGCTGGCCCGGCGGGGTTTACGTGAACGACGCCATCTACCAAATGATGTTCGTGCTGGAACTAAGCGGAAAAGACCTGGACAGCTTCCATCTCGCTAACCGGATGATGCTGCTGGGCGATCCCGCCGCCGTGGATACCCTGGCCGCGGTTTTTGCCTCCACGGACGATGAGGAACTGCTCATCCTGGCTGTGGAATGGGCCATTCTGCTGGCCGAGCCGGACAAGGCCCTGAACCTGCTGGAACATGACTGGCAGGACCCCGTAAGCGCCGAATACGCGGCCCTACTGCGCCTGAAGCTCAGCACGGAGGAAGATGAAGCGCAGCGATTTGCCAGAGACTTCCTCACCGCCAATCCCGGCAGCATCTTCGCCCCAAAATTCCGCATGAGCCTTGCCCGCACCGGCTACAGCCGTCCAGATTTCTGACAACCGCGAGAGCCGGGTCCATCTGTGCCGGGCAAGAAAGGTTGACACATTTTAAGCCACTGGATTTTTGAGCACCATCAACTGAACAGAGGACTTCCCAATGTACAAAGAGCCGTATAGCTTCAATATTGCCCGCTACATGGAGCCGGAACGCTTTGCCCGTTTCCGCGAATTTGCCGGCACCCAGGAGACACCTGTGCTGATCGTGGACCTGGACATCATCAAAGCCAAATATCTGGAGCTTCAGCAAAGCATTCCCAACCTGCAAATCTACTACGCCGTGAAAGCCAATCCGATGAACGAAGTGATCCGCCAGCTGGATGGCCTGGGCTCAAACTTCGACGTCGCCTCCGTGAATGAGCTGGAACAACTGCTCCAGTTGGGCATCGACCCCAAAAAAATGAGCTATGGCAACACCATAAAAAAGGCCAGGGACATCCGCTATTTCCACGAGCATGGCGTCCCCATGTTCGTAACTGACAGCGAACTGGACCTGCAGCGCATAGCGGAAAACGCGCCCGGCGCCAAGGTCTATTTCCGCCTGCTGACTGAAGGCACGGGGGCCGACTGGCCGCTTTCCAGGAAGTTTGGCGCCCATCCGGACGTTATCTACAACCTCATCCTCAAAGCCCCGGAACTGGGCCTCGTCCCCTGGGGAGTATCTTTCCACGTGGGTTCGCAGCAGCGTGACATCGGGCAGTGGGATGACGCCATCGCGCGGGCCAAATACATCTTTGACGCCGTGCTGGAAGAGGGCATCGAGCTCCAGATGATAAACCTTGGCGGCGGCTATCCGGCCAGCTATGTTGACCCAACCTACTCCATAGAAGAATACAGCTCCGAGATCAAGCGCTTCATCGAAGAGGACTTTGGCGAACACATCCCGCAACTGGTGATGGAACCGGGGCGTTCGCTGGTTGCCGACTCCGGAGTGATTGTCGCCGAAGTGGTGAATATAGCCACCAAAGCGAAAAACAACCTTTACAAATGGGTATTTCTGGATGTGGGCAAATTCGGCGGCCTGATCGAGACCATCGACGAATCGATCAGGTTCCCCATCTTCTTCGAACGCGAAGGCCTGGCCAACGAAATCATCATGGCCGGCCCCACTTGCGACAGCATGGACATCA
This sequence is a window from Candidatus Cloacimonadota bacterium. Protein-coding genes within it:
- a CDS encoding tetratricopeptide repeat protein translates to MKRFLLPLAFLLVLIPLWGQYNERDILNQQAYQMLGQRQFAEAEKIFLQVLEKYPDDANSVLQLLNIYFQTSQLDKAENLLRQYRRILPANQATEQEVLLLVMQGRPDDAWNLGQTQLSRMNHSESTYRLLASYFERRGFYDHVLRLYEEARARRGNPDLFRLEIANAALNYRRFEQALREYLTFLEKNPSNIYFVNNQCKTILREDPELIATIGEFAETSANHIIKELYANALLSQNRAPEALEVYKNLPPERLLSFAEQQYATLNDEVALPAFEHLAGISTETLERNDYRLRQAFIHFRSGRHVETDSLLRAVIADSLMLERKNYQRRGVNLNARKLMAENSLALTKSTATAKTWYEEARRFCGSAYDRQNIDLALVRLLAIDQDFETALTILNGVNEPKHLETRDYLRFSVELLRGNTDVADSLMNEYVIRWPGGVYVNDAIYQMMFVLELSGKDLDSFHLANRMMLLGDPAAVDTLAAVFASTDDEELLILAVEWAILLAEPDKALNLLEHDWQDPVSAEYAALLRLKLSTEEDEAQRFARDFLTANPGSIFAPKFRMSLARTGYSRPDF
- a CDS encoding type III PLP-dependent enzyme, producing the protein MYKEPYSFNIARYMEPERFARFREFAGTQETPVLIVDLDIIKAKYLELQQSIPNLQIYYAVKANPMNEVIRQLDGLGSNFDVASVNELEQLLQLGIDPKKMSYGNTIKKARDIRYFHEHGVPMFVTDSELDLQRIAENAPGAKVYFRLLTEGTGADWPLSRKFGAHPDVIYNLILKAPELGLVPWGVSFHVGSQQRDIGQWDDAIARAKYIFDAVLEEGIELQMINLGGGYPASYVDPTYSIEEYSSEIKRFIEEDFGEHIPQLVMEPGRSLVADSGVIVAEVVNIATKAKNNLYKWVFLDVGKFGGLIETIDESIRFPIFFEREGLANEIIMAGPTCDSMDIMYEHYKYHMPETTQPGDRVYIFTTGAYTQSYSSVNFNGFPPLKAVTLPPVK